In Ascaphus truei isolate aAscTru1 chromosome 5, aAscTru1.hap1, whole genome shotgun sequence, one genomic interval encodes:
- the LOC142495979 gene encoding uncharacterized protein LOC142495979, with translation MWDTIVIGVNACGNSVRDKYHCRKRFDDIRSKLKKKIQDQRVHATGTGGGPTPQRLILTPLEELLRPKLLTVVVEGLAGDRDIGIYPSQFPAVAPGGHVSPEMEQVSSPGSASSTLLEEHHGDEDDEYDEDDATEETEIQSCDHEEVPIETVVPPNRPSTSTYDAIVASEGKIVDAENRRHSDMMTVLERMIGLQEETVSQLAHLHRVFIEVPKQLQKINTSFEALVVQQTQANYWRMTNVPQFNTSQPGSVHAGQFSPHSSDIHSPGPNVTGQVADIAVQVPDDILPLPSVQIQQQTPTKEATKTKQDTHETDQPSLVQCIPTCSHVSLGTSPVREQSLPKSPVGESLPKSPVGESLPKSPVGESLPKSPVGESLPKSPVGESLPKSPVGESLATSPVGESLATSPVGEQSLATSPAREVPEATQSGSVVPKVGGKRKRKIQETTSRPVTRSQKEQKK, from the exons atgtgggacacaatagtcattggtgtcaatgcctgtgggaatagtgtcagggacaagtatcattgtcggaaaagatttgatgatattaggtccaaattgaaaaagaaaatacaagaccaacgcgtgcatgctactggcactggaggtgggcccacaccacaacgtctcatattgactccattggaggagctgcttcggccaaaattacttaccgtcgtcgtggaaggcttggctggtgaccgtgacattggaatttatccgtcacaatttccagcag ttgcccctggaggacatgtgtcacctgagatggaacaagtgtcttcacctgggtcagccagctcaacactactagaag aacatcatggtgatgaggatgatgagtatgatgaggatgacgccacagaagagactgaaatacaatcatgtgaccatgaagaggtgccaatagaaactgttgtaccgccaaatcgtccatcaacttccacatacgatgcaattgtagcttcagagggaaaaatagtggacgcagaaaatcgtcgccattcagacatgatgacagtgctggaaaggatgattggactgcaggaagaaacagtatcacaattggcacatctccacagagtcttcattgaagtgcctaaacagttgcaaaaaatcaacacctcattcgaagcattagttgttcagcaaacacaagctaattactggagaatgactaatgtaccacaattcaacacctcccagccaggatctgttcatgcaggtcagttttcaccacattcatctgatattcattcaccaggcccaaatgttaccggtcaagtagcagacattgctgtgcaggttcctgatgacatcctaccgctgccatctgtacaaattcagcagcagacacctacaaaggaggcgacaaaaacaaaacaagacacacatgaaacagaccaaccatcacttgtgcagtgtataccaacttgctcacatgtgtcactgggcacaagccctgtccgtgaacagtcactacccaaaagccctgtaggtgaatcgctgcccaaaagccctgtaggtgagtcgctgcccaaaagccctgtaggtgaatcgctgcccaaaagccctgtaggtgaatcgctgcccaaaagccctgtaggtgaatcactgcccaaaagccctgtaggtgagtcactggccacaagccctgtaggtgagtcactggccacaagccccgtaggtgaacagtcactggccacaagccctgcccgtgaagtgccagaggccactcaaagtggctctgttgtgcctaaagttggtggcaaaagaaaaaggaaaattcaagagacaacaagcaggcctgttactcgctcgcaaaaggaacaaaaaaaataa